A stretch of the Macaca thibetana thibetana isolate TM-01 chromosome X, ASM2454274v1, whole genome shotgun sequence genome encodes the following:
- the LOC126945819 gene encoding putative FXYD domain-containing ion transport regulator 8 yields the protein MEVVLIFVCSLLVPVVLASAAKKEKEIDPFHDNYQTLRIGGLVYDMVLFLLSNLHHLSHRCKCSFNQKPQDPGDEEAQVENFIIANAKEPQIAKI from the exons ATGGAGGTGGTACTGATCTTTGTATGCAGCCTGCTGGTCCCTGTGGTCCTGGCCAGTGCAGctaagaaggagaaggaaatagaTCCTTTTCATGATAACTACCAGACCCTGAGGATTGGGGGACTGGTGTATGATATGGTCCTCTTCCTGCTT tcgaaCCTCCATCATCTAAGTCACAGATGCAAGTGCAGTTTCAATCAGAAGCCCCAGGATCCAGGAGATGAGGAAGCTCAGGTGGAGAACTTCATCATTGCAAATGCAAAAGAGCCCCAGATAGCAAAAATCTGA